Proteins from a single region of Streptomyces sp. TN58:
- a CDS encoding IucA/IucC family protein produces MPNLSAAPEPTQPVPSPSPRQHRTPPELTLATWCSAARRLLAKMLGEFAYEEIIRPAPAPDPVPADVGALSPAAAGDAWTLTLDDGSSLGFRAHRRAYGSWHVAPDSVTLTPPPPAPAAPTPFGDPYDFLVRARALLGLDGATLGHLVRELSATLAADARLDHTARTADVLADLDYAALEGHQTGHPWLVLNKGRIGLSSSDTAAWAPEARNRQRLPWLAAHTSLAAYRGTAGLEDPARLYRAELDPATRDAFDQALRDRGLDPLRYLYFPVHPWQWDEVVVPLFAPALASGELVPLPADPDVRLPQQSIRTFLNLSRPDRHSVKLPLSVFNTMVWRGLPSDLALAAPAVTAWIHSLRDADPFLRDECRVILLGEVASVTVRHPVYDRLPEVPYQYKELLGAIWREPLTGLLAPGERARTLASLLHTDPRGRSFTAELVARSGLPPTVWLRRLFAATLPPLLHFLYRYGTVFSPHGENAVVIFDEHDVPVRLAVKDFVDDVNISDEPLPELASVPAEVRAVLLSQPADFLPQFIHSGLFIGVFRYLSALCEDRLGVPEGDFWSLVRAEIMRHQARFPELKDRYELFDLLGERITRLCLNRNRLYEDGYRDRPDRPHAVRYGTVPNPLHRP; encoded by the coding sequence GTGCCGAACTTGTCCGCAGCCCCCGAGCCGACGCAGCCGGTCCCGTCGCCGTCGCCCCGGCAACACCGCACGCCGCCCGAACTCACCCTTGCGACCTGGTGCTCAGCCGCCCGCAGGCTCCTCGCCAAGATGCTCGGCGAATTCGCCTACGAGGAGATCATCCGCCCGGCTCCCGCCCCTGACCCGGTTCCCGCCGACGTCGGCGCCCTCTCCCCGGCCGCCGCCGGCGACGCATGGACCCTGACCCTCGACGACGGCAGCAGCCTCGGCTTCCGCGCCCACCGCCGCGCGTACGGCAGCTGGCACGTCGCACCGGACAGCGTCACCCTCACCCCGCCGCCACCCGCACCGGCCGCCCCGACCCCCTTCGGCGACCCGTACGACTTCCTCGTCCGCGCCCGCGCCCTCCTCGGCCTCGACGGAGCCACCCTCGGCCATCTCGTCCGCGAGCTCAGCGCCACCCTGGCCGCCGACGCCCGGCTCGACCACACCGCCCGCACCGCCGACGTCCTCGCCGACCTCGACTACGCCGCCCTCGAAGGCCACCAGACCGGGCACCCCTGGCTCGTCCTCAACAAGGGCCGCATCGGACTGTCCTCCTCCGACACCGCGGCGTGGGCCCCCGAGGCCCGCAACCGCCAGCGCCTGCCCTGGCTCGCCGCCCACACCTCGCTCGCCGCCTACCGCGGCACCGCCGGCCTGGAGGACCCCGCCCGCCTCTACCGCGCCGAGCTCGACCCGGCCACCCGCGACGCCTTCGACCAGGCCCTCCGCGACCGCGGTCTCGACCCGCTGCGCTATCTCTACTTCCCCGTGCACCCCTGGCAGTGGGACGAGGTCGTCGTCCCCCTCTTCGCGCCGGCGCTCGCCTCCGGCGAACTCGTCCCGCTGCCCGCCGATCCGGATGTCCGCCTGCCCCAGCAGTCGATCCGTACCTTCCTCAACCTCAGCCGGCCCGACCGGCACAGCGTCAAGCTCCCCCTGTCCGTCTTCAACACCATGGTCTGGCGCGGCCTGCCCTCCGACCTCGCCCTCGCGGCGCCCGCCGTCACCGCCTGGATCCACTCCCTGCGCGACGCCGACCCCTTCCTGCGCGACGAGTGCCGGGTCATCCTGCTCGGCGAGGTCGCCTCCGTCACCGTCCGCCATCCCGTCTACGACCGCCTCCCCGAGGTCCCCTACCAGTACAAGGAACTCCTCGGCGCGATCTGGCGCGAGCCCCTCACCGGCCTCCTCGCCCCCGGAGAGCGCGCCCGCACGCTCGCCTCACTGCTCCACACCGACCCCCGCGGCCGGTCCTTCACCGCCGAGCTGGTCGCCCGCTCCGGTCTGCCGCCCACCGTCTGGCTGCGGCGGCTCTTCGCCGCAACCCTGCCCCCGCTGCTCCACTTCCTCTACCGCTACGGCACCGTCTTCTCCCCGCACGGCGAGAACGCCGTCGTGATCTTCGACGAGCACGACGTCCCGGTCCGGCTCGCGGTCAAGGACTTCGTGGACGACGTCAACATCAGCGACGAGCCGCTGCCCGAGCTGGCCTCCGTACCCGCCGAGGTCCGGGCCGTCCTCCTCTCCCAGCCCGCCGACTTCCTGCCGCAGTTCATCCATTCCGGGCTCTTCATCGGAGTCTTCCGCTACCTGTCGGCTCTCTGCGAGGACCGCCTCGGCGTCCCGGAGGGCGATTTCTGGTCGCTCGTACGGGCCGAGATCATGCGCCACCAGGCCCGCTTCCCGGAGCTGAAGGACCGCTACGAGCTCTTCGACCTCCTCGGCGAGCGCATCACCCGGCTGTGCCTCAACAGGAACCGGCTGTACGAGGACGGCTACCGCGACCGCCCCGACCGCCCCCACGCCGTGCGGTACGGCACCGTGCCCAACCCCCTCCACCGGCCATGA
- the hflX gene encoding GTPase HflX, whose product MTSSSSPSQDARDATDVRDSQSFTESLRADALMEEDVAWSHEIDGDRDGDQFDRSDRAALRRVAGLSTELEDVTEVEYRQLRLERVVLVGVWTSGTVQDADNSLAELAALAETAGALVLDGVIQRRDKPDPATFIGSGKARELRDIVMESGADTVVCDGELSPGQLIALEDVVKVKVVDRTALILDIFAQHAKSREGKAQVALAQMQYMLPRLRGWGQSLSRQMGGGGGGGMATRGPGETKIETDRRRIREKMAKMRREIAEMKTGRDIKRQERRRNRVPSVAIAGYTNAGKSSLLNRLTGAGVLVENALFATLDPTVRRAETPSGRIYTLADTVGFVRHLPHHLVEAFRSTMEEVGDSDLILHIVDGSHPAPEEQLAAVREVIREVGAVDVPEIVVINKADAADPLVLQRLLRIERHSIAVSARTGMGIEELLALIDSELPRPEVEVEALVPYTRGSLVAKAHAEGEVISEEHTPEGTLLKARVHQELAADLAPYALAKQ is encoded by the coding sequence ATGACCTCCTCTTCTTCCCCTTCCCAGGATGCGCGGGACGCGACGGACGTGCGTGACTCGCAGAGCTTCACCGAGAGCCTTCGGGCCGATGCCCTGATGGAAGAGGACGTCGCCTGGAGCCACGAGATCGACGGAGACCGGGACGGCGACCAGTTCGACCGCTCCGACCGCGCGGCACTGCGCCGCGTGGCCGGCCTCTCCACCGAGCTCGAAGACGTCACCGAGGTCGAGTACCGACAGCTCCGCCTGGAGCGAGTCGTCCTCGTCGGTGTCTGGACCTCCGGAACGGTGCAGGACGCGGACAACTCCCTCGCGGAGCTCGCCGCCCTCGCCGAGACGGCCGGCGCTCTCGTACTGGACGGCGTGATCCAGCGCCGCGACAAGCCGGACCCGGCCACCTTCATCGGCTCGGGCAAGGCCCGCGAGCTGCGTGACATCGTCATGGAGAGCGGTGCCGACACCGTCGTCTGCGACGGCGAGCTCAGCCCCGGCCAGCTCATCGCCCTCGAAGACGTCGTCAAGGTCAAGGTGGTCGACCGGACCGCCCTGATCCTCGACATCTTCGCCCAGCACGCCAAGTCCCGAGAGGGCAAGGCGCAGGTCGCTCTCGCGCAGATGCAGTACATGCTGCCGCGGCTGCGGGGCTGGGGTCAGTCGCTGTCCCGGCAGATGGGTGGCGGCGGCGGTGGCGGCATGGCCACCCGAGGCCCCGGTGAGACCAAGATCGAGACCGACCGGCGCCGGATCCGCGAGAAGATGGCGAAGATGCGCCGGGAGATCGCGGAGATGAAGACCGGCCGCGACATCAAGCGGCAGGAGCGGCGTCGCAACAGGGTGCCGTCGGTCGCCATCGCCGGCTACACCAACGCGGGCAAGTCCTCGCTGCTCAACCGCCTCACGGGCGCGGGCGTGCTGGTGGAGAACGCACTGTTCGCCACCCTCGACCCGACCGTGCGCCGGGCGGAGACGCCGAGCGGCCGGATCTACACCCTGGCCGACACCGTCGGGTTCGTCCGGCACCTGCCCCACCACCTCGTCGAGGCGTTCCGCTCCACGATGGAGGAGGTCGGCGACTCCGACCTGATCCTGCACATCGTGGACGGCTCGCACCCGGCGCCGGAGGAGCAGCTGGCGGCGGTGCGCGAGGTCATCCGCGAGGTCGGCGCGGTCGACGTGCCCGAGATCGTGGTGATCAACAAGGCGGACGCCGCGGACCCGCTCGTCCTGCAGCGGCTGCTGCGGATCGAGCGGCACTCCATCGCCGTCTCGGCGCGGACGGGCATGGGCATCGAGGAACTCCTCGCGCTCATCGACTCCGAGCTGCCGCGGCCCGAGGTCGAGGTGGAGGCCCTGGTGCCGTACACCCGCGGCTCGCTGGTCGCCAAGGCACACGCCGAGGGCGAGGTGATCTCCGAGGAGCACACCCCGGAGGGCACCCTGCTCAAGGCGCGCGTCCACCAGGAGCTGGCGGCGGACCTGGCGCCGTACGCGCTGGCGAAGCAGTAG
- a CDS encoding ATP-dependent DNA helicase: MTKPSLPDLLHAAVSAVGGTERPGQVAMAEAVAEAIDENAHRLIQAGTGTGKSLGYLVPALAHGERVVVATATLALQRQLVERDLPRTVDALHPQLRRRPQFAMLKGRSNYLCLHRLHEGAPQDEEEGLFDQFEAATPTSKLGKDLLRLRDWADETETGDRDDLTPGVSDKAWSQISVSSRECLGATKCAYGAECFAEAARERAKLADVVVTNHALLAIDAIEGAPVLPQHEVLIVDEAHELVSRVTGVATGELTPGQVNRAVKRAAKLVDEKTADALQTASESFERVMELALPGRLEQIPEDLGYALMSLRDAARNVISAIGATRDKSVHDEDAVRKQALAAVESIHTVAERITNGSEYDVVWYERHDRFGATLRVAPLSVSGLLREKLFEDRSVVLTSATLKIGGDFNGVAASLGLSPEGVEGDDVPVWKGLDVGSPFDYPKQGILYVAKHLATPGREGTRGDMMDELAELIEAAGGRTLGLFSSMRGAKAAAEELRGRLDNPILLQGEETLGELIKTFAADPKTCLFGTLSLWQGVDVPGPSCQLVIMDRIPFPRPDDPLMSARQKSVEEHGGNGFMAVAATHAALLMAQGAGRLVRATGDRGVVAVLDPRLATARYGSFLRATLPDFWYTTDRNQVRRSLAAIDATARADGA; this comes from the coding sequence ATGACGAAGCCCTCCCTCCCCGACCTGCTGCACGCCGCCGTCTCCGCCGTCGGCGGCACGGAGCGCCCCGGCCAGGTGGCCATGGCCGAAGCCGTCGCCGAAGCGATCGACGAGAACGCCCACCGGCTCATCCAGGCGGGTACCGGCACCGGCAAGTCCCTCGGCTACCTGGTGCCGGCCCTCGCCCACGGCGAGCGTGTGGTCGTGGCCACCGCGACCCTCGCCCTCCAGCGGCAGCTCGTCGAGCGTGACCTGCCCCGGACGGTGGACGCACTGCATCCGCAGCTGCGCCGCCGGCCGCAGTTCGCCATGCTCAAGGGCCGCTCGAACTACCTGTGCCTGCACCGCCTGCACGAGGGCGCTCCGCAGGACGAGGAAGAGGGCCTGTTCGACCAGTTCGAGGCGGCGACCCCCACGAGCAAGCTCGGCAAGGACCTGCTGCGCCTGCGCGACTGGGCCGACGAGACGGAGACCGGCGACCGCGACGACCTGACACCGGGCGTGTCGGACAAGGCGTGGTCGCAGATCTCCGTCTCCTCCCGTGAGTGCCTGGGCGCGACCAAGTGCGCGTACGGGGCCGAGTGCTTCGCCGAGGCCGCACGTGAGCGGGCCAAGCTCGCGGACGTCGTCGTCACCAACCACGCACTGCTGGCCATCGACGCCATCGAGGGCGCGCCGGTGCTGCCGCAGCATGAGGTGCTGATCGTCGACGAGGCCCACGAGCTGGTCTCCCGGGTGACCGGCGTCGCCACCGGCGAACTCACGCCCGGCCAGGTCAACCGTGCCGTGAAGCGCGCCGCCAAGCTGGTCGACGAAAAGACCGCCGACGCGCTCCAGACCGCCTCCGAGTCCTTCGAGCGCGTGATGGAGCTGGCCCTCCCGGGCCGCCTGGAGCAGATTCCCGAAGACCTCGGCTACGCCCTGATGTCCCTGCGGGACGCCGCGCGCAACGTGATCTCCGCGATCGGCGCCACCCGCGACAAGTCCGTCCACGACGAGGACGCGGTCCGCAAGCAGGCCCTGGCGGCGGTGGAGAGCATCCACACGGTGGCGGAGCGGATCACGAACGGCTCCGAGTACGACGTCGTCTGGTACGAGCGCCACGACCGCTTCGGCGCCACCCTCCGGGTCGCCCCGCTGTCGGTGTCCGGGCTGCTGCGCGAGAAGCTCTTCGAGGACCGTTCAGTGGTCCTGACCTCGGCCACCTTGAAGATCGGCGGCGACTTCAACGGCGTCGCCGCGTCTTTGGGCCTGTCCCCGGAAGGCGTCGAAGGCGACGACGTGCCCGTGTGGAAGGGGCTGGACGTCGGCTCTCCCTTCGACTACCCGAAGCAGGGCATCCTCTACGTCGCCAAGCACCTGGCGACGCCGGGCCGGGAGGGCACCCGCGGCGACATGATGGACGAGCTCGCCGAGCTGATCGAGGCGGCGGGCGGCCGCACCCTCGGGCTGTTCTCCTCCATGCGCGGCGCCAAGGCGGCCGCCGAGGAACTGCGCGGCCGGCTCGACAACCCGATCCTCCTCCAGGGCGAGGAAACGCTCGGCGAACTGATCAAGACCTTCGCCGCCGACCCGAAGACCTGCCTGTTCGGAACGCTGTCGCTGTGGCAGGGCGTGGACGTGCCCGGCCCCAGCTGCCAGCTTGTGATCATGGATCGGATCCCCTTCCCGCGCCCCGACGACCCGCTGATGAGCGCCCGGCAGAAGTCGGTGGAGGAGCACGGCGGAAACGGCTTCATGGCCGTCGCCGCCACGCACGCCGCCCTGCTGATGGCGCAGGGCGCGGGCCGGCTCGTACGGGCCACGGGGGACCGGGGCGTCGTCGCGGTCCTGGATCCCCGCCTGGCCACGGCCCGCTACGGGAGCTTCCTGCGGGCCACGCTGCCGGACTTCTGGTACACCACGGACCGCAACCAGGTCCGCCGCTCGCTCGCCGCGATCGACGCCACCGCCCGGGCCGACGGCGCGTAG
- the lexA gene encoding transcriptional repressor LexA, giving the protein MTTTADSAAITAQNRSQSRLEPVHAMNDANLNPDAEAAVRPARSLPGRPPGIRADSSGLTDRQRRVIEVIRDSVQRRGYPPSMREIGQAVGLSSTSSVAHQLMALERKGFLRRDPHRPRAYEVRGSDQPSSQPTDTTGKPAASYVPLVGRIAAGGPILAEESVEDVFPLPRQLVGDGELFVLKVVGDSMIEAAICDGDWVTVRRQPVAENGDIVAAMLDGEATVKRFKREDGHVWLLPHNAAYQPIPGDEATILGKVVAVLRRV; this is encoded by the coding sequence GTGACCACCACCGCAGACAGTGCCGCCATCACTGCCCAGAACCGCTCCCAGAGCCGACTTGAGCCGGTGCATGCCATGAACGACGCAAACCTGAACCCGGACGCGGAGGCCGCAGTGCGCCCCGCCCGCTCGCTGCCAGGTCGACCTCCAGGCATCCGCGCCGACAGCTCCGGGCTCACGGACCGGCAGCGGAGGGTCATCGAGGTCATCCGCGACTCCGTGCAGCGCCGGGGTTACCCGCCGTCGATGCGGGAGATCGGCCAGGCCGTCGGCCTGTCCAGCACGTCGTCGGTGGCGCACCAGCTGATGGCCCTGGAGCGCAAGGGCTTCCTGCGCCGCGACCCGCACCGCCCCAGGGCCTACGAGGTGCGCGGCTCGGACCAGCCCAGCTCGCAGCCCACGGACACCACCGGCAAGCCCGCCGCCTCCTACGTTCCGCTGGTCGGCCGGATCGCGGCCGGCGGGCCGATCCTCGCCGAGGAGTCGGTCGAGGACGTGTTCCCACTCCCCCGCCAGCTCGTCGGCGACGGTGAGCTCTTCGTCCTCAAGGTCGTCGGCGACTCGATGATCGAGGCCGCCATCTGCGACGGCGACTGGGTCACCGTCCGCCGCCAGCCGGTCGCCGAGAACGGCGACATCGTCGCCGCGATGCTGGACGGCGAAGCGACCGTCAAGCGCTTCAAGCGCGAGGACGGCCATGTCTGGCTCCTCCCGCACAACGCCGCCTACCAGCCGATCCCCGGCGACGAGGCGACCATCCTCGGCAAGGTCGTCGCCGTCCTGCGCCGCGTCTGA
- the nrdR gene encoding transcriptional regulator NrdR produces MHCPFCRHPDSRVVDSRTTDDGTSIRRRRQCPDCSRRFTTVETASLMVIKRSGVTEPFSRTKVISGVRKACQGRPVTEDALAKLGQRVEEAVRATGSAELTTHDVGLAILGPLQELDLVAYLRFASVYKAFDTLEDFETAIAELRVPRPHPECGHGGTGSVPVPASAAD; encoded by the coding sequence ATGCACTGCCCCTTCTGCAGGCACCCCGACAGCCGCGTCGTCGACAGCCGCACCACGGACGACGGCACGTCGATCCGCCGGCGCCGTCAGTGTCCCGACTGCTCCCGCCGTTTCACGACGGTGGAGACGGCCTCGCTGATGGTGATCAAGCGCAGCGGGGTGACCGAGCCCTTCAGCCGTACCAAGGTCATCTCCGGCGTGCGCAAGGCGTGCCAGGGGCGGCCGGTCACCGAGGACGCCCTCGCCAAGCTCGGCCAGCGGGTCGAGGAGGCGGTGCGCGCCACCGGGAGTGCCGAGCTGACCACCCACGACGTGGGTCTGGCCATACTCGGCCCGTTGCAGGAACTCGACCTGGTCGCGTACCTGCGCTTCGCGTCCGTTTACAAAGCGTTCGACACCCTCGAAGACTTCGAGACCGCCATCGCGGAACTGCGCGTGCCGCGGCCTCATCCCGAGTGCGGGCACGGCGGGACCGGTTCGGTCCCCGTGCCCGCCTCCGCCGCCGACTGA
- a CDS encoding IucA/IucC family protein, protein MSPESTPRVPFPQPAAAADTGATATVPRQKAGTPRARTGWPGFIRPEPTAGPDPLDHPDPALAAEAAAVENILRCWVRESGLHRPDGPAASPLRIPLPSSGTAVLVGVRHWSHTGWHRFGPARLEGTAPTAPCLDAVTLAALIAREGAGGGRGGSDLVGRVADSVRRTAEFIADRRVRPTAPAPACADRFLTAEQSLLLGHPLQPDPKSREGLSETEARHYSPELHGSFPLHWFAVAPSALATDSAWTERGRPVSAPRLLGRLAPGLPLPDGTTPLPLHPWQARELLQRPSVAALRAAGLLHDLGPHGEAWYPTSSVRTVHRPGAPAMLKLSLGVRITNSRRENLRKELHRGVEVHRLLRTGLAQQWRAAHPGFDIVRDPAWVAVDAPDGTPVPGLDALLRHNPFRSGDDAVCIAALTSPRPWPGRTTMTSRLTEIVTGLASATGHTSTAVAAEWFLRYLDHVVLPVLAFDALAGIALEAHQQNTLVLLDPAGWPTGGRYRDNQGYYFRESRRAELERRLPGIGGRSDTFVSDSVTDERFAYYLGINNVFGLIGAFGSQRLADERVLLAAFRRFLAKAAGLGPLPTRLLDSPTLRCKANLLTRLGGLDELVGPVDTQSVYVTITNPLHD, encoded by the coding sequence CTGAGCCCGGAATCCACCCCCCGAGTGCCGTTCCCACAGCCCGCCGCCGCAGCCGACACCGGGGCCACCGCCACCGTGCCGCGGCAGAAAGCCGGCACTCCCAGAGCCCGCACCGGTTGGCCGGGCTTCATCCGACCGGAGCCGACCGCCGGACCCGACCCCCTGGACCACCCGGACCCGGCTCTCGCCGCCGAGGCCGCGGCGGTGGAGAACATCCTCCGGTGCTGGGTCCGCGAATCCGGACTCCACCGCCCCGACGGCCCCGCCGCGAGCCCGCTGCGCATCCCCCTTCCCTCATCCGGCACCGCCGTGCTGGTCGGCGTCCGCCACTGGTCGCACACGGGCTGGCACCGCTTCGGTCCCGCCCGCCTCGAAGGCACCGCGCCCACCGCGCCGTGCCTGGACGCCGTGACCCTCGCCGCGCTCATCGCCCGTGAGGGCGCGGGCGGCGGACGCGGTGGATCCGACCTCGTCGGCCGGGTCGCCGACTCGGTGCGCCGGACCGCCGAGTTCATCGCCGACCGGCGCGTGCGCCCCACCGCCCCGGCCCCCGCCTGCGCGGACCGCTTCCTCACCGCCGAACAGTCACTCCTCCTGGGCCACCCCCTCCAGCCGGACCCGAAGAGCCGCGAAGGACTCTCCGAGACCGAAGCCCGTCACTACTCGCCCGAACTCCACGGTTCCTTCCCCCTGCACTGGTTCGCCGTCGCTCCCTCCGCACTGGCCACCGACTCCGCCTGGACCGAGCGCGGCCGTCCGGTGTCCGCGCCGCGACTCCTCGGCCGACTCGCCCCCGGACTTCCACTGCCCGACGGCACCACCCCCCTTCCCCTGCACCCCTGGCAGGCCCGCGAACTCCTCCAGCGCCCCTCCGTCGCCGCCCTCCGCGCCGCGGGACTCCTGCACGACCTGGGCCCGCACGGCGAGGCCTGGTACCCGACCTCCTCCGTCCGAACCGTCCACCGGCCAGGCGCCCCCGCGATGCTGAAGCTCTCCCTGGGCGTACGCATCACCAACTCCCGCCGCGAGAACCTCCGCAAGGAACTCCACCGGGGCGTCGAAGTGCACCGGCTGCTCCGCACGGGCCTCGCCCAGCAGTGGCGCGCGGCCCACCCCGGCTTCGACATCGTCCGCGACCCGGCATGGGTGGCCGTGGACGCCCCCGACGGCACCCCCGTCCCCGGCCTCGACGCCCTGCTCCGCCACAACCCCTTCCGCTCGGGCGACGACGCCGTCTGCATCGCCGCGCTCACCTCTCCCCGCCCATGGCCCGGCCGGACCACCATGACCTCCCGGCTCACCGAGATCGTCACCGGTCTCGCCTCCGCCACCGGCCACACCAGCACAGCCGTCGCCGCCGAGTGGTTCCTGCGCTACCTCGACCACGTGGTCCTGCCGGTCCTCGCCTTCGACGCCCTCGCCGGTATCGCCCTCGAAGCGCACCAGCAGAACACGCTGGTCCTCCTCGACCCCGCCGGCTGGCCGACGGGCGGCCGCTACCGCGACAACCAGGGCTACTACTTCCGCGAATCCCGCCGCGCGGAGCTGGAACGACGGCTTCCCGGCATCGGCGGCCGCAGCGACACCTTCGTCTCCGACTCCGTCACCGACGAACGCTTCGCCTACTACCTCGGCATCAACAACGTGTTCGGCCTCATCGGAGCCTTCGGCTCCCAGCGCCTCGCCGACGAACGCGTCCTCCTCGCCGCATTCCGCCGCTTCCTCGCCAAGGCCGCGGGCCTCGGCCCGCTCCCCACGCGGCTGCTCGACTCGCCCACCCTGCGCTGCAAGGCGAACCTGCTCACCCGCCTGGGCGGTCTCGACGAGCTGGTCGGCCCCGTCGACACCCAGTCCGTCTACGTCACCATCACCAACCCCCTTCACGATTGA
- a CDS encoding diaminobutyrate--2-oxoglutarate transaminase family protein, with product MFEAQSTGEASAGGATLVAFTEPAGAAAATQVPPQETPHARPPVAPPTGRAARHDGILRRQAQRESAARTYARSLPIVPVRARGLTIEGADGRRYLDCLSGAGTLALGHNHPVVLEAVRGVLDSGAPLHVLDLATPVKDAFTTELFANLPPALAADARIQFCGPAGTDAVEAALKLVRTATGRPGLLAFTGAYHGMTAGALEASGGAAEGRVTRLPYPQDFRCPFGVGGPEGAELAARWTENLLDDPKGGVPLPAGLIVEPVQGEGGVHPAPDGWLRRMREITASRGIPLIADEVQTGVGRTGAFWGVDHAGVVPDVMVLSKAIGGSLPLAVIVYRSGLDVWAPGAHAGTFRGNQLAMAAGTATLAFVRENRLAERAAVLGDRMTAALRGLAAGHPCIGDVRGRGLMIGLELVDPDTQAAAPALAAAVRQECLERGLIVELGGRHSAVVRLMPPLTLTDEQAAAVLDRLADAIPAAARRTRTR from the coding sequence ATGTTCGAAGCGCAATCCACAGGCGAAGCCAGTGCGGGAGGAGCGACACTCGTGGCATTCACCGAGCCGGCCGGGGCGGCGGCCGCGACACAGGTCCCACCGCAGGAAACGCCGCACGCGCGGCCCCCGGTGGCGCCGCCGACCGGCCGCGCGGCACGCCATGACGGCATCCTGCGCAGGCAGGCGCAGCGGGAGTCCGCGGCCCGGACGTACGCCCGCTCCCTGCCCATCGTCCCGGTACGGGCGCGCGGGCTGACCATCGAGGGCGCCGACGGCCGGCGTTACCTCGACTGCCTTTCCGGCGCCGGCACTCTCGCGCTCGGACACAACCATCCGGTGGTGCTGGAAGCCGTCCGCGGAGTACTCGACTCGGGAGCGCCCCTGCACGTCCTCGACCTCGCCACACCCGTCAAGGACGCCTTCACCACGGAGCTGTTCGCCAACCTGCCGCCGGCCCTGGCCGCCGACGCGCGCATCCAGTTCTGCGGGCCCGCCGGCACGGACGCCGTGGAGGCCGCCCTCAAACTGGTCCGCACCGCGACCGGCCGCCCCGGACTGCTCGCCTTCACCGGGGCCTACCACGGCATGACCGCCGGCGCCCTGGAAGCCTCGGGAGGCGCTGCCGAGGGCCGGGTGACCCGGCTTCCCTACCCGCAGGACTTCCGCTGCCCGTTCGGCGTCGGCGGCCCCGAGGGAGCCGAACTCGCCGCGCGCTGGACGGAGAACCTGCTCGACGACCCCAAGGGGGGCGTCCCCCTCCCCGCCGGCCTGATCGTCGAACCGGTACAGGGCGAGGGCGGGGTCCACCCCGCACCGGACGGCTGGCTGCGCCGCATGCGGGAGATCACCGCGTCGAGGGGGATCCCCCTCATCGCCGACGAGGTCCAGACGGGGGTCGGCCGGACCGGAGCCTTCTGGGGCGTCGACCACGCCGGAGTGGTGCCCGACGTGATGGTCCTGTCCAAGGCCATCGGCGGCAGCCTGCCGCTCGCGGTGATCGTGTACCGGTCGGGCCTGGACGTATGGGCGCCCGGCGCCCACGCCGGGACCTTCCGCGGCAACCAGCTCGCCATGGCCGCCGGCACGGCCACGCTCGCCTTCGTCCGCGAGAACCGGCTCGCGGAGCGCGCCGCCGTCCTCGGCGACCGGATGACGGCGGCCCTGCGCGGTCTGGCCGCCGGCCATCCCTGCATCGGAGACGTCCGGGGCCGCGGTCTCATGATCGGCCTCGAACTCGTCGACCCCGACACGCAGGCCGCCGCACCGGCCCTCGCGGCGGCGGTCCGCCAGGAGTGCCTGGAACGCGGCCTGATCGTCGAACTCGGCGGCCGCCACAGCGCCGTGGTCCGCCTGATGCCCCCGCTGACCCTGACCGACGAGCAGGCCGCGGCGGTCCTCGACCGCCTGGCCGACGCCATCCCGGCCGCCGCACGCCGGACCCGGACCCGTTGA
- a CDS encoding GNAT family N-acetyltransferase → MSLTDTAADLAGPGLDAHDAVDALLAARRHSDVQRLNADLLPLLAEADLLDSPATWGSVTTRAGAFRLEPVRPGRDLDLLTAWMNDPEVDAYWELAGPAAVTAAHLRSQIDGDGRSIPCLGLLDGTPMSYWEIYRADLDPLSRHYPARPHDTGIHLLIGDGANRGRGLGTALLRAVADLVLGNRPRCTRVVAEPDIRNTPSVSAFLSSGFRCQAEIDLPEKRAALMVRERVLRNLL, encoded by the coding sequence ATGAGCCTCACGGACACCGCCGCCGATCTCGCAGGACCCGGTCTCGACGCCCATGACGCGGTCGACGCCCTTCTCGCGGCCCGCCGGCACTCCGACGTACAGCGCCTCAACGCAGACCTGCTGCCCCTGCTCGCCGAGGCGGACCTGCTCGACTCACCGGCCACCTGGGGCAGCGTCACCACCCGGGCCGGAGCCTTCCGCCTCGAACCCGTACGCCCGGGCCGGGACCTGGATCTCCTCACCGCGTGGATGAACGATCCCGAAGTGGACGCCTACTGGGAGCTCGCCGGCCCCGCCGCGGTCACCGCCGCGCACCTGCGGTCGCAGATCGACGGCGACGGCCGGAGCATCCCCTGCCTCGGCCTCCTCGACGGCACGCCGATGAGCTACTGGGAGATCTACCGGGCCGACCTCGACCCGCTCTCCCGGCACTACCCGGCGCGCCCCCACGACACGGGTATCCACCTGCTCATCGGAGACGGCGCGAACCGGGGCCGCGGGCTGGGCACGGCCCTGCTCCGTGCCGTCGCCGACCTGGTACTCGGCAACCGCCCCCGCTGCACACGCGTCGTCGCGGAACCGGACATCCGCAACACCCCCTCCGTATCGGCCTTCCTCAGCTCGGGCTTCCGCTGCCAGGCGGAAATCGACCTTCCCGAGAAGCGCGCCGCCCTGATGGTCCGGGAGCGGGTGCTGCGCAATCTCCTCTGA